From a region of the Actinomycetota bacterium genome:
- a CDS encoding ABC transporter permease, which yields MRERKGRGGAIRDFLTHRAAVLALSLLIIIMTAALFAPLIAPLEEAVGFNPELVKEAPSAAHIMGTDDLGRDIFARVIWGSRVSLRIGFLTMALAMTLGVISGSVAGYRAGLIDSFMMRLADMIYAFPTLLGAITIIYIVGPGIINIVVVLAVFEWANVTRIFRASVISTKEKGFIEAAKCLGLSEARIIIRHIIPNSIGVAIAYSAVCAGAAIMDEAALSFLGLGIQPPHPSLGSMLFDARPYITTAPWMAVFPGLFIFIMVTSLFLISDGLKPVFGIDPKFEGEDKSA from the coding sequence GTGAGAGAAAGAAAAGGGAGAGGCGGTGCAATCAGAGATTTTTTAACTCATAGAGCAGCCGTTTTAGCCTTGTCTCTACTCATTATTATAATGACGGCCGCTCTCTTTGCTCCCCTGATCGCTCCCCTTGAGGAGGCGGTCGGCTTCAATCCCGAACTCGTCAAAGAAGCGCCTTCGGCCGCCCACATCATGGGTACCGACGACCTTGGCCGAGATATCTTTGCCAGGGTGATCTGGGGAAGCCGCGTCTCGCTTCGAATCGGATTTTTGACCATGGCCCTGGCCATGACGCTCGGCGTAATATCGGGTTCGGTGGCCGGCTATCGGGCCGGGCTCATCGACTCATTCATGATGCGCTTGGCCGACATGATCTACGCCTTCCCCACCCTCCTTGGAGCGATAACCATAATCTATATCGTTGGCCCTGGGATCATCAATATCGTGGTCGTTTTGGCCGTCTTTGAGTGGGCCAATGTGACCAGAATCTTTAGGGCTTCCGTCATCTCCACAAAAGAAAAAGGTTTTATAGAGGCGGCCAAATGTCTTGGCCTGAGTGAAGCAAGGATAATTATCCGTCATATAATTCCAAATTCGATCGGGGTAGCCATAGCCTACTCGGCCGTCTGCGCTGGGGCGGCCATAATGGACGAGGCGGCCTTGAGTTTTTTGGGTCTTGGGATTCAGCCGCCCCATCCGAGCCTGGGCTCGATGTTGTTTGACGCAAGGCCCTATATTACCACGGCCCCCTGGATGGCCGTCTTTCCGGGGCTTTTTATCTTTATCATGGTAACCAGCCTCTTTCTCATCTCGGATGGATTAAAGCCGGTCTTTGGGATCGACCCAAAGTTTGAAGGGGAAGATAAGAGTGCTTGA
- a CDS encoding ABC transporter ATP-binding protein: protein MLEVRNLSVSFESSEAPAQAVKEVSFHLGAGEKLAVIGESGSGKSTLGHAILNLIDRSEGAQIFGSVSFLGQNLLEMSDAELRSIRGDRISMIFQDPTASLNPNLKIGHQITETLRSHRAMTRSQARRRSDDLIRMVGLGDVDDIFDRYPHELSVGMRQRATIAVAISCEPDILVADEPTSALDVTVRAGIINLIESLHAAIGCAIILISHDLDVVASLADRAIVMCGGLVVEAGSTQAMYEGSLHPYTLDLMEAKLRIYGGRKAPISKDQRPAKAFNPIGCPYAARCRISDNICKERIPKLIEPEPGHLIACHMAKGAG, encoded by the coding sequence GTGCTTGAAGTGAGGAATCTTTCTGTTAGCTTCGAATCGAGCGAGGCCCCGGCTCAGGCCGTAAAAGAGGTAAGTTTCCATCTGGGCGCGGGCGAGAAGCTGGCCGTGATCGGGGAGTCCGGCAGCGGCAAGAGCACCTTGGGCCACGCCATCTTAAATCTAATAGACAGGAGCGAAGGCGCCCAAATCTTCGGATCCGTATCCTTCTTGGGACAAAATCTTCTTGAGATGTCCGATGCCGAGCTCAGATCGATAAGGGGAGACAGGATATCGATGATATTTCAGGATCCGACGGCTTCCTTGAATCCCAACCTTAAGATCGGCCACCAAATCACCGAGACGCTTAGATCACATCGGGCGATGACCAGGAGTCAAGCAAGAAGGAGATCGGATGATCTCATCAGGATGGTTGGCCTGGGTGATGTTGATGATATTTTTGATCGCTACCCCCACGAGCTCAGCGTCGGCATGAGACAAAGGGCCACCATAGCCGTCGCCATCTCGTGTGAGCCGGATATTTTGGTGGCCGACGAGCCAACTTCTGCGCTCGATGTGACGGTTAGAGCGGGGATTATTAATCTGATCGAGAGTCTTCATGCGGCCATAGGCTGCGCCATCATTTTAATCAGTCATGATCTTGATGTGGTGGCTTCTTTGGCTGATAGAGCCATCGTGATGTGCGGCGGCTTAGTCGTCGAGGCGGGCAGTACCCAAGCGATGTATGAAGGGTCGCTTCATCCCTATACGTTAGATTTGATGGAGGCCAAGCTCAGGATCTATGGCGGCAGAAAGGCCCCCATCTCAAAGGACCAGAGACCGGCTAAGGCTTTCAATCCTATCGGTTGTCCTTATGCGGCAAGGTGCAGGATATCAGATAATATTTGCAAGGAGCGGATTCCAAAATTGATTGAGCCCGAGCCTGGGCATCTGATCGCCTGTCATATGGCAAAAGGAGCCGGTTAA